In the genome of Croceimicrobium hydrocarbonivorans, one region contains:
- a CDS encoding aspartyl protease family protein produces MRTWIGIFLMLCSISLWGEEPPELSFSSGAYNQRLIMQRPVPKGDFQRMVIPVKRVGNLIIVEATVDGIRGNFIFDTGAPYLVLNATYFRDYKEEKGHIATDVTGKLNTQRTTEVERLKVMGMYYENLEADVSDLSTIENKRGIQVLGLLGVNLFMRMEIEINLQAEQLIVYRTDREGRRLEQPTYRMEGDYHKSFELRNNAIIASGTIAGQSLNFCFDTGAEALLLDNDLDEDVYTEMRIVRRSTLTGAAGSSTEVLFGALREMEFGPTLKSCQVMIADLEEIGRAYGFPVDGFVGYDLLRMGSVCINFKTKELIVNVFRKEHE; encoded by the coding sequence ATGAGAACCTGGATAGGCATATTCCTAATGCTTTGCAGCATCTCCCTTTGGGGGGAAGAGCCGCCTGAACTATCCTTTAGTTCGGGAGCTTATAATCAGCGCTTAATTATGCAGCGCCCTGTGCCCAAGGGCGATTTCCAACGCATGGTAATCCCGGTAAAGCGGGTGGGTAATTTGATTATCGTTGAGGCCACGGTGGATGGGATTCGCGGCAATTTCATTTTCGATACCGGTGCGCCTTATTTGGTTTTAAATGCCACCTATTTCCGCGATTACAAAGAAGAGAAAGGTCATATTGCTACCGATGTAACCGGCAAACTCAATACCCAGCGTACCACCGAAGTGGAGCGACTCAAAGTAATGGGGATGTACTATGAAAACCTGGAGGCCGATGTGAGTGATTTATCCACTATTGAAAATAAGAGAGGCATTCAGGTTTTAGGCCTGTTAGGAGTGAATCTCTTTATGCGGATGGAGATCGAAATCAATCTGCAAGCCGAACAATTAATCGTGTATCGCACCGATCGCGAAGGCCGACGTTTAGAACAGCCGACCTACCGAATGGAAGGCGATTATCACAAATCCTTCGAATTACGAAACAACGCCATTATCGCCAGCGGTACCATTGCTGGTCAAAGTTTGAATTTTTGCTTTGATACCGGAGCAGAGGCTTTATTGCTGGATAATGATTTGGATGAAGATGTGTATACCGAAATGCGTATTGTACGTCGCTCAACTCTAACGGGTGCGGCTGGTTCCAGTACCGAGGTGCTTTTTGGAGCCCTGCGGGAAATGGAGTTTGGACCCACTTTAAAAAGCTGTCAGGTGATGATTGCCGACCTCGAAGAAATTGGTCGGGCCTATGGCTTTCCCGTCGATGGATTTGTGGGCTATGATCTCTTGCGAATGGGCTCAGTCTGTATTAATTTTAAGACTAAGGAACTTATTGTCAATGTTTTTAGGAAGGAGCATGAATAG
- a CDS encoding efflux RND transporter permease subunit — translation MKITKTSILRPTLVVVLFTLLIGAGSFSYKALNYELLPDMSTPILTVSTIYPGASPTEVENSVTKEIEDAVSTLEGLDRLSSTSMESVSIVTIELKQDVDVDQAMQEAQRNINAMVSDLPDDAQQPSVGKFDLGDLPIMNLGVSADLSGTELYDLIDQKLKPQLSKIEGVAQVDVIGGQAREIRININADKLETYGISLLQLSQIVQNANMDFPTGKISDDETQTLIRLSGKYHSLDQIRALVLRSMPNGSVIRLGDVAEVQDTEKEAEILSRVNGENAIGLNIRKQGDANTVEVSAATKEIIADLEEAYADKNLKISIAKDSSDFTLEAADAVIHDLFFAVILVALVMLLFLHSLRNAVIVMVSVPASIIATFTAMMLLGFTLNLMSLLALSLVVGILVDDAIVVIENIYRHMEMGKSPFQAAYDGIREIGVTVISITLVIVAVFVPISLTGGIIGNLLRQFSLTVAISTLLSLLVAFTLIPLLASRFSRLSNLKSKGLIGNFIRWFEGVLKSFEEGMTQALKWSFQHKLVVLAITFALFIGSFTLVTKGFIGSEFVSAGDRGEFLMQIELPKKASLHQTNLLSQKAEYFVSQFPEVKEISTVVGQQSGSRSGNTNTPYVAELSVKMIDADQRTVTAPIFSRQLQIALQENIPGAKFKAVPASLVGSGTQAPIQIVLSGSEAEQMKSYADKVMEIVQSVQGTAEVESSLKDGNPEIQVQIDRDKMASLGLSLELVGGTMRTAFNGVQESKYRDGDNEYDINILLDQFDRQKIEDIQSLVLMNNKGDQIRLDQFASVIEASGPAQLNRRDKVPTITVSAQVIGRPVGTVGEEIQNQLASIDFPAGLTYSMGGDLENQAEAFGSLLLALLTSLVLVYLIMVALYNSYAYPLVVMFSLPLAVIGALLALALSGNALSIFSILGMIMLIGLVAKNAILVVDFTNQLKESGLEVREALIRATQVRIRPILMTTLAMVIGMLPIALASGAGAEWKNGLAWVLIGGLTSSMFLTLIVVPLVYYIFDRVMARFGWDKEQKIELVETPREELNTEIEETLQTSMA, via the coding sequence ATGAAGATTACCAAAACTTCCATACTCCGCCCCACATTGGTGGTGGTGCTATTTACCCTACTTATCGGTGCCGGGTCCTTCAGTTATAAGGCGCTCAACTACGAGCTGCTCCCTGATATGAGCACCCCTATACTTACCGTTTCTACCATATACCCCGGAGCTTCGCCTACTGAGGTGGAGAACTCGGTAACCAAAGAAATTGAAGATGCCGTTTCCACCCTCGAAGGCTTGGACAGGCTGAGTTCTACCTCCATGGAAAGTGTTTCCATCGTTACCATCGAGCTGAAACAAGATGTAGATGTAGACCAGGCCATGCAAGAGGCCCAAAGGAACATTAATGCCATGGTAAGCGATTTACCCGATGATGCCCAACAACCATCGGTAGGTAAATTCGATTTGGGTGATTTACCCATTATGAACCTGGGCGTTTCCGCCGACCTCTCCGGAACGGAGCTCTACGACCTTATTGATCAAAAGCTAAAACCTCAGCTATCCAAAATTGAAGGAGTAGCGCAGGTAGATGTAATTGGTGGTCAGGCCCGTGAAATCCGCATCAACATCAACGCCGATAAACTGGAAACCTACGGCATTAGCCTCTTGCAATTAAGTCAGATTGTGCAAAATGCCAATATGGACTTCCCTACCGGTAAGATTAGTGATGACGAAACTCAAACCCTGATCCGCTTGAGCGGGAAATACCATTCGCTGGATCAAATTCGGGCCCTGGTATTACGCAGCATGCCCAATGGTTCCGTGATCCGCCTGGGAGATGTTGCCGAAGTGCAAGACACCGAGAAAGAAGCGGAAATTTTATCCCGTGTAAACGGCGAAAATGCCATTGGTCTTAATATCCGTAAACAGGGGGATGCCAATACCGTAGAGGTTAGTGCCGCGACCAAAGAGATTATTGCTGATTTGGAAGAGGCTTATGCCGATAAGAACCTTAAAATATCCATCGCTAAGGATAGCTCCGACTTTACCCTCGAAGCAGCAGATGCGGTTATTCACGACCTTTTCTTTGCCGTAATTCTGGTAGCCCTGGTAATGCTCCTATTCCTGCATAGCTTGCGGAATGCTGTAATTGTAATGGTATCAGTACCCGCCTCCATTATAGCCACCTTCACGGCGATGATGCTCCTGGGCTTTACCCTCAACCTGATGAGTCTTTTAGCCCTCTCCCTGGTAGTTGGTATCCTGGTGGATGATGCGATTGTAGTAATTGAAAATATTTACCGCCACATGGAAATGGGTAAAAGTCCCTTCCAAGCGGCCTATGATGGTATTCGTGAAATTGGAGTAACCGTAATTTCCATTACACTGGTAATTGTTGCGGTATTCGTACCGATCTCCTTAACTGGTGGTATTATTGGAAACTTACTGCGTCAGTTCTCCTTAACCGTTGCCATTAGCACCCTGCTGAGTTTATTGGTGGCCTTTACCTTAATTCCATTATTGGCCTCACGTTTCTCGCGCTTGTCCAATTTAAAAAGCAAGGGCCTTATCGGGAACTTTATTCGCTGGTTCGAAGGCGTGCTCAAGAGCTTTGAGGAGGGAATGACTCAAGCCTTAAAATGGTCTTTCCAACATAAGCTGGTGGTTTTGGCCATCACCTTTGCTCTCTTTATTGGCTCCTTCACCTTGGTAACCAAAGGCTTTATCGGATCCGAATTCGTTTCGGCTGGTGACCGTGGTGAGTTCTTAATGCAAATTGAATTACCTAAAAAGGCCAGTTTGCACCAAACCAACCTCCTCAGCCAAAAGGCCGAATACTTCGTTAGTCAGTTTCCGGAGGTTAAAGAAATCTCTACCGTAGTTGGACAGCAGTCTGGCAGCCGATCTGGGAATACCAATACCCCATATGTAGCGGAGCTTAGCGTTAAAATGATCGACGCTGATCAACGGACGGTTACCGCACCCATTTTCTCTCGTCAGTTGCAAATTGCCTTGCAAGAGAATATCCCTGGAGCCAAGTTTAAGGCCGTTCCTGCTTCTTTAGTAGGCTCCGGAACTCAGGCTCCCATTCAAATTGTATTGAGTGGATCCGAAGCGGAGCAAATGAAGAGCTATGCCGATAAGGTGATGGAGATTGTGCAATCAGTGCAAGGTACCGCCGAAGTGGAAAGCAGCTTAAAAGACGGTAATCCTGAAATTCAAGTGCAGATCGACCGCGATAAAATGGCCAGCCTGGGCTTAAGCCTCGAATTAGTAGGAGGAACCATGCGTACCGCCTTTAATGGGGTGCAAGAATCCAAATACCGCGATGGCGACAATGAGTACGATATCAATATCCTTTTGGATCAATTTGATCGTCAGAAAATTGAGGACATCCAAAGTCTGGTGCTGATGAATAATAAGGGCGATCAAATCCGCTTAGATCAATTCGCTAGCGTAATTGAAGCTTCAGGACCTGCTCAGCTTAATCGTCGGGATAAGGTGCCCACCATTACGGTGTCGGCTCAGGTTATTGGTCGACCTGTAGGTACGGTTGGGGAAGAAATTCAGAACCAATTAGCGAGCATTGACTTCCCCGCCGGATTGACTTACAGCATGGGAGGTGATCTCGAAAATCAGGCGGAAGCCTTTGGCAGCCTCTTGCTGGCCCTTTTAACCTCTTTGGTATTGGTGTACTTGATTATGGTAGCCCTTTACAATAGTTATGCTTATCCACTAGTAGTGATGTTCTCCTTACCATTGGCGGTGATTGGAGCCCTCTTAGCCCTGGCTTTAAGTGGAAATGCCTTAAGTATATTCTCCATTTTGGGGATGATTATGTTGATTGGTTTGGTAGCCAAGAATGCCATTCTGGTGGTTGACTTTACCAATCAATTGAAGGAAAGTGGACTGGAAGTACGCGAAGCGCTGATTCGCGCTACTCAGGTGCGGATTCGTCCCATCTTGATGACTACCCTGGCGATGGTAATTGGTATGCTACCTATTGCTTTGGCCAGTGGTGCCGGTGCTGAATGGAAAAACGGATTGGCCTGGGTGCTGATTGGCGGCCTCACCAGTTCTATGTTCTTAACCCTGATTGTAGTGCCCTTGGTGTATTACATCTTCGACCGGGTGATGGCTCGTTTTGGATGGGATAAAGAGCAAAAGATCGAATTAGTAGAAACCCCTCGAGAAGAGCTGAACACCGAAATCGAAGAGACGCTTCAAACCAGTATGGCCTGA
- a CDS encoding efflux RND transporter periplasmic adaptor subunit, with protein MKKALLILSGVAILALMAFQLYNNKVEMAENAKLSEISSDAIPVETTKASRKILEEETTADGQLEPVTDLMVISETQGRVIRVLRKKGSTVSKGDLLAEVENDLLEAEVAATEANYLKLKADQERFSKLAEQNAVTQRQLEDIGIGLKNAEAQYKSAQKRLSNTYIRATASGFINDDFIQEGSYIGGGAKLYEIVDDQQLRLNVKLTARDILRIQKGDTVEISSNLYAGETFKGIVSAIAVKADASLKYNVEIELLNSAAQKLKPGMYTTAHFHFKQKEEALYLDRNALAGSLQNPQVFVVNGETAELKNIEVGASHGPWVEIISGLSSQDQVVSSGQINLTDGTKVKVLH; from the coding sequence ATGAAAAAAGCTCTTTTAATCTTAAGCGGAGTGGCCATCCTGGCCCTGATGGCTTTCCAACTCTACAACAATAAAGTGGAAATGGCAGAAAACGCTAAACTCTCTGAAATTAGCAGCGATGCCATTCCGGTAGAAACCACCAAGGCCAGTCGTAAAATTTTGGAAGAAGAAACCACTGCCGACGGCCAATTGGAGCCGGTAACAGACCTTATGGTAATTTCTGAAACCCAAGGTCGGGTAATACGCGTGCTACGTAAAAAAGGAAGCACCGTAAGCAAAGGCGATCTTTTAGCCGAAGTAGAAAATGACCTGCTCGAAGCGGAAGTTGCCGCCACCGAAGCCAACTACCTTAAGCTTAAAGCGGATCAGGAGCGTTTCTCCAAATTGGCTGAGCAAAATGCCGTTACGCAGCGTCAGTTAGAAGATATCGGCATTGGACTTAAAAACGCCGAGGCCCAGTACAAATCGGCCCAAAAGCGCTTAAGCAACACCTATATCCGCGCTACTGCCAGTGGTTTTATCAACGATGATTTCATTCAGGAAGGCTCCTATATCGGAGGAGGTGCAAAGCTTTATGAGATTGTTGATGATCAACAATTGCGACTCAATGTAAAGCTTACCGCTCGCGATATCTTACGCATCCAAAAAGGAGATACGGTTGAGATAAGCAGCAACCTATATGCAGGTGAAACTTTTAAGGGTATAGTTTCGGCCATCGCGGTGAAAGCGGATGCTTCCTTGAAATACAATGTGGAAATCGAACTCCTAAACTCCGCTGCCCAAAAATTGAAGCCTGGCATGTACACCACGGCCCACTTTCACTTTAAGCAAAAGGAAGAGGCTTTGTACTTAGATCGTAATGCCTTAGCCGGTTCCCTGCAAAATCCACAGGTTTTTGTGGTGAATGGCGAAACAGCTGAGCTTAAAAATATTGAAGTAGGTGCCAGTCATGGTCCCTGGGTGGAGATCATCAGTGGTTTAAGCAGCCAGGATCAAGTGGTATCCAGCGGTCAAATCAATTTGACAGACGGCACTAAAGTTAAAGTGCTGCACTAA
- a CDS encoding TolC family protein has protein sequence MTIKPVRLFIFGLGLMLMPAATSAQAANESLSLQQALQFALEHNAELRQAAYDQEISEYQIKEIRSSGLPQIEAEGQFQGFPNLPTQLLPGEIVGMPGTQIPVQFGTTYNTSGTIKASQLLYSQELFSGLKAAKDSRELYALLKIKSEEDLIYQVASAYYQSLEIEAQIRSLDSNLLTLDKMSKVMLARYQNEMITANELDRITVQKTNLATQLQSLRAVRDQQVNYLKLLMGLPITAELSLEEPLDLEDLSLSLASYESQSPIELKILEKQKKLNLRNLEVTRAGYYPTLALFGQQSWQAQRNEFNFFDGNQPWFQQTVIGVQLQVPIFDGGSKHHKIQQNQLQIDKLQLQKDYASSQLDLQTENARKQLQYSFASVSAQADNKELARKVYEQSQQMYQEEVIGLTELLDAEQAFRSAQTNYYNEVLKFKRSELDLLKSLGRIQQILQNT, from the coding sequence ATGACAATCAAGCCAGTCCGGCTCTTCATTTTTGGACTCGGGCTCATGCTAATGCCCGCCGCCACCTCGGCCCAGGCAGCCAACGAAAGCCTTAGCCTGCAGCAAGCCCTGCAATTTGCTCTGGAGCATAATGCCGAACTGCGCCAAGCGGCCTATGATCAGGAAATTTCCGAATATCAAATCAAAGAAATTCGCAGTTCCGGTCTACCACAAATTGAAGCTGAAGGGCAATTTCAAGGTTTTCCCAATCTACCAACCCAGCTCTTACCTGGTGAAATTGTAGGCATGCCCGGCACTCAAATTCCGGTTCAATTTGGTACCACCTATAATACCAGTGGAACCATTAAAGCCTCACAATTACTCTACAGCCAAGAATTATTTAGTGGCTTAAAAGCGGCTAAAGACAGTCGGGAACTCTATGCCCTGCTCAAAATCAAATCCGAAGAAGATCTTATTTATCAGGTGGCCAGCGCCTACTATCAATCGCTGGAAATTGAAGCCCAGATTCGCTCTCTAGACAGCAACCTGCTGACCCTTGATAAAATGAGCAAGGTGATGTTGGCCCGCTATCAAAATGAGATGATCACCGCTAATGAGTTGGACCGGATCACCGTGCAAAAAACCAATCTGGCCACCCAATTGCAATCCCTGCGAGCGGTACGCGATCAGCAGGTGAACTACCTCAAGCTTTTAATGGGTTTACCCATCACCGCCGAGCTCAGCCTAGAAGAACCCTTAGATCTGGAAGACCTCAGCTTAAGCCTGGCCAGTTACGAAAGTCAAAGCCCTATTGAGCTTAAAATTCTCGAAAAGCAGAAGAAGCTTAACCTCCGCAACCTCGAAGTTACTCGCGCAGGCTACTATCCTACCCTGGCTCTTTTTGGTCAACAAAGCTGGCAAGCCCAACGCAATGAGTTCAATTTCTTTGATGGCAATCAACCTTGGTTCCAACAAACGGTAATTGGAGTGCAATTGCAGGTTCCCATTTTTGATGGCGGCAGCAAGCACCATAAAATTCAGCAGAATCAATTGCAGATCGACAAACTCCAATTGCAAAAAGACTATGCTAGTAGTCAGCTCGACCTGCAAACCGAAAATGCCCGCAAGCAATTGCAATACAGCTTTGCATCTGTATCCGCTCAGGCCGACAATAAAGAATTGGCCCGCAAGGTATACGAGCAATCCCAGCAAATGTATCAGGAGGAAGTAATCGGCCTTACCGAACTACTGGATGCCGAGCAGGCCTTCCGCTCTGCCCAAACCAATTACTACAATGAGGTTCTCAAATTCAAGCGTTCGGAACTCGATCTGCTTAAATCCTTGGGACGCATTCAACAAATACTTCAAAACACCTAA